In Fimbriiglobus ruber, a genomic segment contains:
- a CDS encoding AraC family transcriptional regulator, which produces MATTELAKLASAIERQTAADGTFGTAVPALRLYRSSAPSDHAAVVYEPSLCIVAQGAKEVLLADEVYHYDPAHSLLVSVDLPVTSRVVEATPDRPCLVVSISLDLAAVGELLADGLTAPPLGSPTRGLAVCPVEPPLLDAVGRLVSLLDSPADIVPLAPLALREITYRVLTGPHGARLRQIAAAGAPAHRIARAIRWLKDHFADPLRIDSLAKHVRMSPSAFHLHFKGGTAMSPLQYQKRLRLQEARRLMLGEGLDAAEAAFRVGYESPSQFSREYRRMFGAPPRQDVAALKVDA; this is translated from the coding sequence GTGGCAACAACCGAACTGGCGAAACTCGCGTCCGCAATCGAGCGGCAGACGGCCGCGGACGGCACGTTCGGCACGGCCGTGCCCGCGCTCCGGCTGTATCGGTCCTCGGCGCCCTCGGACCACGCGGCTGTCGTGTACGAGCCGTCGTTGTGCATCGTCGCGCAGGGCGCGAAGGAAGTCCTTCTCGCGGACGAAGTTTATCACTATGACCCGGCGCATTCGCTCCTCGTGTCGGTCGATCTCCCGGTCACCTCCCGGGTGGTCGAGGCGACGCCGGACCGCCCGTGCCTGGTCGTTAGCATCTCGCTCGACCTGGCGGCCGTCGGCGAACTCCTGGCCGACGGCTTGACCGCGCCGCCACTCGGGTCGCCGACGCGCGGGCTCGCGGTCTGCCCCGTCGAGCCGCCGCTCCTCGACGCCGTCGGCCGCCTCGTGTCCCTCCTCGACTCCCCGGCGGACATCGTGCCGCTGGCGCCGCTCGCGCTCCGCGAGATCACCTACCGGGTGTTGACCGGCCCGCACGGGGCACGGCTGCGCCAGATCGCCGCGGCCGGCGCCCCGGCCCACCGAATCGCGCGGGCCATCCGGTGGCTGAAGGACCACTTCGCCGACCCGCTCCGGATCGACTCGCTCGCGAAGCACGTGCGGATGAGCCCGTCGGCGTTCCACCTTCATTTCAAGGGCGGTACGGCGATGAGCCCACTCCAGTACCAGAAGCGGCTACGACTCCAGGAGGCCCGCCGGTTGATGCTGGGTGAGGGGTTGGATGCGGCCGAGGCCGCGTTCCGCGTCGGGTACGAGAGCCCGTCCCAGTTCAGCCGGGAGTACCGGCGGATGTTCGGGGCGCCGCCCCGCCAGGATGTGGCCGCGCTCAAGGTCGATGCGTAG